TGTTGTCGCTATGAGTGGCGGTGTTGATTCATCTGTAACAGCGGCACTGTTGAAAGAGCAGGGCTATGAGGTCATTGGCCTGACAATGCATCATTGGGACACTTGTGCCAAAGAAACTGCAGATGAGGAGTGTCACTCTAATACTGCTGTTGCCAATGCTCAAAAAATAGCTGAGACCTTACAGATCCCTTTTTATTCGGTTAATTTTGAAACCGACTTTCGCCGGCAAATCATAAACCGTTTTTGTTCTGATTATTTGTCAGGGCGCACCCCGAACCCGTGTGCTGTTTGTAATAAAAAAATCAAGTTCGGTTTGCTTTTGGAAAAAGCCCTGGAACTTGGAGCAGACTTCCTTGCTACAGGACATTATGTCTCCCTTGCAGAAGCAGATGGCCAATTATTTATCCGCAAGGGGGCTGATAAAAACAAAGACCAGAGTTATTTTCTTTTTGCTCTTAACCAGCAACAACTGTCCCATTGCCTGTTCCCTTTAGGTGAATTAAACAAGTCTCAGGTCCGCCAACATGCTGCCCGGCTTGGTTTGCAGGTTTCCGAAAAGAGCGAGAGTCAGGACCTCTGTTTTATTCCTGATGGTGACTATGTCAGCTTTTTGGAACATGAACAGGGATTTTCAGCATTATGCGGTGATATCGTTCACGTATCCGGAAAGGTTCTCGGCCAACATCAGGGGACATACCGCTATACTATCGGCCAACGAAAAGGGCTTGGAGTTGGTTGGAAAGAACCTCTTTATGTGATTGCTATTGATGCATCAAAACAACAGGTGATTGTTGGTGAAAAAGAGCATCTGAGCTGCACTGAAATGACTGTTGAACAGTGTTGCTGGAATATTCCGGAACCTGTGGAGGCATTTACGACAACATGTCGCATTCGTTATCGGCATACGGAGGTTCCCGTCACAGTTGAACCTCTTGATCATGCCCGGGTAAAAGTTATTTTTGCATCCCCGCAGGATGGAGTGACTCCTGGACAGGCCGCTGTTTTCTATTCTGATGACCTGGTGACCGGTGGTGGTTGGATCCAATGAGTTCATCAGTTGCTATTGTGACCCTGGGTTGTAAAACCAATCAGTTTGAATCTGCGGCCATGAGTGAGCAGTTGCAGCAGGCAGGATATCAACAGGTTGCTTTTGATGCCGGGGCTGACCTTGTTATTGTGAACACCTGTACGGTAACTGCTGCGACTGATGCACAGTCACGCAAATTGATTCGTCGCGCCAGACGTCTTAACTCTAAAGCAAGGATTGTAGTCACTGGGTGTTATGCCCAGATTGACCCGCAGAGTTTGAATCAACTCGCAGGGGTTTCGCTGGTGATCGGCAATAATGAAAAAGGTCAATTGCTGAAATATCTTGATGAAAATAAGAATTTGGGTGAAATCCAGGTTTCAGATATTCGTTCCCGCAATGTCATTGAACCGTTGAGTCTGACCGGTTTTGAACAGCGTAGTCGGGCTTTTGTCCAAATTCAGAATGGCTGTGACGCTTTCTGCTCTTACTGTATTATCCCCTATGCGCGTGGCCGCAGCCGATCCGTTGCAGTGCCGGAGGTTGTCAGTCAGGTAGAAAAACTTTCTGCCAACGGATATCCGGAAATAGTGTTGACCGGTATTCATATTGGTCAGTATGGGCAGGATTTTGATTCCCCGACAGACCTGTTATTCCTGCTGCAAAAAATCGAACAATCGCAGTTTTCTGGCCGGTTGCGGTTAGGTTCAATCGAGCCGACGGAACTTTCAGAAGGGTTATATCGTTACATTCTCGGTTCAGACTGGATTTGCCCTCATTTTCACATCCCTTTACAGGCAGGGGATGATGATATTCTCAGGCGGATGAATCGCCACTATTCCACTGCATTCTTTGCCGGGTTGCTGCAGCGCTTGCAGCAGATAAACCCGGAAGCTGCTATCGGACTGGATGTGATCACCGGTTTTCCCGGGGAAACCGACGCGCAGTTTAAAACCACCTGTCAGTTACTACGGCAGCTTCCGTTCAGTCATCTGCATGTTTTTCCATTCAGTAACCGTGCTGGAACCCCTGCCGCTAAGATGCCTGATCAGGTGACCGGAGCGGTTATAAAAGAGCGTGCCCAGGCGTTGCGACAGATTGGAACAGAAAAAAATCAGAAGTTTGCTGAGAAATTTATCGGCTCAAAGCAGGACATTATTATTGAGGGGGGCTGTGCTGATGATTTGCGGAAGGGATTGTCACGACATTATCTTCCAGTGTGGATCCCTGCATCCTCAGCCGAACCCGGAGAATCACTTCAGGTGGAGATTACCGGGGTGTATCAGGATGGGCTGATAGGCCATCGATAAGCTATTTTACGGATGGTCCTGATTGTCATTTAATATTTTAAGATGTAAGCGCCTACAGATTAGAACTCCTGATACTGGCCGAAGACCATGCTGATAATTTCCCGAGCGGTTTCTTCTACCGATTTATTTGTCGTATCGACAATATGCCACTGTTTATTTTTCTTGGTCAGGTCATAGACCATTTCCATCTCATTGAAAATTTGTCCCAGGTCGGTGTAGTTACTTTCAGTTTTATAATGTTTAATTCTGGCCCTGCGAATCTTTTGCAGCACTTCCGAATCCATAATCAGACAAACAATACGGTTCTGATCAACCTGAAAAACTTCTTTTGGTATCGGTACTTCCGGCATCAACGGAATGTTTACGACTTTGTACCCCTGTTGGGCAAGGAGGTAGGATGTTGGTGTTTTAGAGGTTCTTGACAATCCCAGGATGATAATGTCGGCTTCATAAACCTTGTGGACATCCTGACCGTCATCATACTTCATGGTGAATTCAATAGCATCGATGCGCTCGAAATATTTACTGTCTACCTTCCTCAGCAGGTTGGCGCTTTCTTTTGGCTCAACACCGAGATAAGTCGAAAGTTTTTCAATCGGTGGCCCCAGGATATCGTGGTAG
This window of the uncultured Desulfuromusa sp. genome carries:
- the mtaB gene encoding tRNA (N(6)-L-threonylcarbamoyladenosine(37)-C(2))-methylthiotransferase MtaB — translated: MSSSVAIVTLGCKTNQFESAAMSEQLQQAGYQQVAFDAGADLVIVNTCTVTAATDAQSRKLIRRARRLNSKARIVVTGCYAQIDPQSLNQLAGVSLVIGNNEKGQLLKYLDENKNLGEIQVSDIRSRNVIEPLSLTGFEQRSRAFVQIQNGCDAFCSYCIIPYARGRSRSVAVPEVVSQVEKLSANGYPEIVLTGIHIGQYGQDFDSPTDLLFLLQKIEQSQFSGRLRLGSIEPTELSEGLYRYILGSDWICPHFHIPLQAGDDDILRRMNRHYSTAFFAGLLQRLQQINPEAAIGLDVITGFPGETDAQFKTTCQLLRQLPFSHLHVFPFSNRAGTPAAKMPDQVTGAVIKERAQALRQIGTEKNQKFAEKFIGSKQDIIIEGGCADDLRKGLSRHYLPVWIPASSAEPGESLQVEITGVYQDGLIGHR
- the mnmA gene encoding tRNA 2-thiouridine(34) synthase MnmA, which codes for MKKRVVVAMSGGVDSSVTAALLKEQGYEVIGLTMHHWDTCAKETADEECHSNTAVANAQKIAETLQIPFYSVNFETDFRRQIINRFCSDYLSGRTPNPCAVCNKKIKFGLLLEKALELGADFLATGHYVSLAEADGQLFIRKGADKNKDQSYFLFALNQQQLSHCLFPLGELNKSQVRQHAARLGLQVSEKSESQDLCFIPDGDYVSFLEHEQGFSALCGDIVHVSGKVLGQHQGTYRYTIGQRKGLGVGWKEPLYVIAIDASKQQVIVGEKEHLSCTEMTVEQCCWNIPEPVEAFTTTCRIRYRHTEVPVTVEPLDHARVKVIFASPQDGVTPGQAAVFYSDDLVTGGGWIQ
- a CDS encoding pyruvate, water dikinase regulatory protein produces the protein MDNSNDQDHKKVFIISDGIGQSAMNVLKASLIQFDVPSSVLRVFSRIDNPDRIRGILEKAKEVNAFVAFTIAKHETREFVHKTCQEMELFYHDILGPPIEKLSTYLGVEPKESANLLRKVDSKYFERIDAIEFTMKYDDGQDVHKVYEADIIILGLSRTSKTPTSYLLAQQGYKVVNIPLMPEVPIPKEVFQVDQNRIVCLIMDSEVLQKIRRARIKHYKTESNYTDLGQIFNEMEMVYDLTKKNKQWHIVDTTNKSVEETAREIISMVFGQYQEF